Genomic DNA from Carnobacteriaceae bacterium zg-C25:
AGTACGTAAAACAATTGCACGTATTAAGACAGTAGTGCGTCAACAAGAATTACAAAAATAGTAGATCAGCAAAGGAGGACATAAAAGATGACTGTAGAACGTAATCAACGTAAAGTTTATCAAGGTCGTGTTGTTTCAGATAAAATGGACAAAACAATTACAGTAGTTGTTGAAACATACAAAACACACCCAACATATGGTAAACGTGTTAAATATTCTAAAAAATTCAAAGCTCATGATGAAAACAACTCAGCAAAAATGGGCGACATCGTGAAAATTATGGAAACTCGTCCACTTTCTGCTACAAAACATTTTCGTTTATTAGAAATTGTTGAGGAATCCATTATTATTTAATTTTTAACTTTGAAAATTGACTAACCATTCGAAAAGGAGGAGACCGAAATGATTCAAACAGAATCTCGTTTAAAAGTAGCTGATAACTCAGGTGCACGTGAAGTGTTAACTATTCGAGTTTTAGGTGGTTCAAACCGTAAAACTGCAAACATTGGTGATGTGATTGTAGCAACTGTTAAACAAGCAACACCAGGTGGAGTTGTTAAAAAAGGTGACGTTGTTAAAGCTGTTATCGTTCGTACAAAATCAGGTGCTCGTCGTAAAGACGGTTCATACATCAAATTTGATGAAAATGCTTGTGTTATTATTAAAGATGACAAGAGCCCACGTGGTACACGTATTTTCGGGCCAGTTGCACGTGAATTACGTGATAACAACTACATGAAAATTGTATCATTAGCACCAGAAGTTATTTAATCAATCAAATAAATCATTTAAACAGTCAACAAACGAAGGAGGTGCAACGTTACATGCACGTAAAAACTGGTGATAAAGTAAAAGTTTTAGCTGGTAAAGATAAAGGCAAAGAAGGCGTAATTACGAAAGCTTTTCCTAAAAAAGATCGCGTTATTGTTGAAGGTGTGAATATTGTTAAAAAACATACTAAACCATCAAATACAAATCCAAACGGTGGAATCGTTGAAAAGGAAGCTCCAATTCACGTTTCTAACGTAATGTTGATCGACCCATCTACAAATCAACCAACTCGTGTTGGCTACAAAGTTGTAGACGGTAAGAAAGTACGCGTTTCTAAAAAGACAGGCGAAACAATTTAATAATCCTAAGGAAGGAGGATAACTCAAATAATGAGTAGATTGAAAGAAAAATACGTTAATGAAGTAGTGCCTTCAT
This window encodes:
- the rpsQ gene encoding 30S ribosomal protein S17; its protein translation is MTVERNQRKVYQGRVVSDKMDKTITVVVETYKTHPTYGKRVKYSKKFKAHDENNSAKMGDIVKIMETRPLSATKHFRLLEIVEESIII
- the rplX gene encoding 50S ribosomal protein L24, with the translated sequence MHVKTGDKVKVLAGKDKGKEGVITKAFPKKDRVIVEGVNIVKKHTKPSNTNPNGGIVEKEAPIHVSNVMLIDPSTNQPTRVGYKVVDGKKVRVSKKTGETI
- the rplN gene encoding 50S ribosomal protein L14, which produces MIQTESRLKVADNSGAREVLTIRVLGGSNRKTANIGDVIVATVKQATPGGVVKKGDVVKAVIVRTKSGARRKDGSYIKFDENACVIIKDDKSPRGTRIFGPVARELRDNNYMKIVSLAPEVI